The proteins below come from a single Methyloprofundus sedimenti genomic window:
- the gor gene encoding glutathione-disulfide reductase, translating into MSQYDYDLFVIGAGSGGVRAARTVADLGAKVAIAEHQYLGGTCVNVGCVPKKLFVYASHFHEDFQAAKGFGWNVQQAQFNWTRLMAQKNQEIQRLQGIYGNLLDNSGVTLIEGQASLIDAHTLKVGDQQFSSQRILIATGGKPFIPDISGKQHIKTSDDIFALKQLPERIVIVGGGYIAVEFAGIMNGLGVKTTLCYRSEKLLRGFDDEVREFAAEEMRKKGIDIRYNTSINAIEAFDNGLIAHIDNQQTLETDLILYATGRTPNIEGLGLEAIGVSLKDSGAIKVDEHYQSNIPSIYALGDVTHRINLTPVATAEAMALVNELYGNRFTPVDYEHIPTAVFSQPNIATVGLTETEARKRYSDIDSYKSVFTPMKHTLSGLNEKSLMKMLVRRSTDQVLGIHMVGPEAGEIIQGMAVALRAGATKSVFDSTIGIHPTAAEEFVTMRNPQ; encoded by the coding sequence ATGTCTCAATATGACTACGACTTATTTGTTATAGGCGCTGGTTCTGGCGGTGTTCGAGCCGCTAGAACGGTTGCGGATCTTGGTGCAAAAGTCGCTATTGCTGAACATCAATATCTTGGCGGCACCTGTGTGAACGTGGGCTGTGTGCCAAAAAAACTGTTTGTTTATGCGTCACATTTTCATGAAGATTTTCAGGCTGCAAAAGGCTTTGGCTGGAATGTGCAACAGGCACAATTCAATTGGACGCGATTGATGGCGCAGAAAAATCAGGAAATTCAGCGATTACAGGGGATTTACGGCAACTTGCTGGATAATTCAGGCGTTACGCTGATTGAAGGTCAGGCAAGCTTAATAGATGCACATACGCTAAAAGTAGGTGACCAGCAATTCAGCAGCCAGCGTATTTTGATCGCTACCGGTGGCAAACCGTTTATACCTGATATTAGCGGTAAACAGCATATCAAAACTTCAGATGATATTTTCGCCCTTAAGCAATTACCTGAGCGTATAGTGATTGTTGGCGGTGGTTATATTGCGGTTGAATTTGCAGGCATTATGAATGGTCTGGGAGTAAAAACAACACTCTGTTATCGTAGCGAAAAACTACTGAGAGGTTTTGATGATGAGGTCAGGGAATTTGCTGCTGAAGAAATGCGTAAAAAAGGTATTGATATTCGATACAACACCTCCATCAATGCTATCGAAGCTTTTGATAACGGACTTATCGCCCATATTGATAATCAACAGACGCTTGAAACCGACTTGATTTTATATGCGACGGGTCGCACGCCAAACATTGAAGGCCTGGGGCTAGAAGCGATCGGTGTGTCATTAAAAGATAGCGGTGCAATTAAAGTGGATGAACACTATCAAAGCAATATTCCATCTATCTATGCACTAGGCGATGTGACCCATCGCATAAATTTAACCCCTGTTGCCACTGCCGAAGCAATGGCTTTGGTCAATGAACTGTATGGCAATCGATTCACACCCGTTGATTACGAGCACATTCCAACAGCTGTTTTCAGCCAGCCTAATATTGCAACGGTTGGGTTAACCGAAACAGAAGCGAGAAAACGCTATAGTGATATTGATAGTTATAAATCCGTGTTTACTCCGATGAAACACACACTTTCAGGACTTAACGAGAAATCGTTGATGAAAATGCTGGTCAGACGCAGTACCGATCAAGTGCTCGGTATTCACATGGTTGGGCCGGAAGCAGGTGAAATTATCCAAGGAATGGCCGTTGCACTGCGTGCAGGTGCAACTAAATCCGTTTTTGATTCGACCATTGGCATTCACCCAACGGCGGCAGAAGAATTTGTAACGATGCGCAATCCACAATAA